The following proteins are encoded in a genomic region of Nocardioides renjunii:
- the cmk gene encoding (d)CMP kinase encodes MTPADSTSLDGDRLVIAVDGTSGSGKSSTSRGVAARLGLRYLDTGAMFRAMTWWLLREGVDVRDVAAVAAAAGRPRIESGTDPVAPTITVDGADVSIEIRRDEVNAAVSPVSAVPEVRARLLELQREVIGDGGIVVEGRDIGSVVWPQAGVKVYLSADPDARAQRRTAEQGGTDVASTQQSLLERDRIDSGRATAPLTMAEGAVHVDSTHLTLAEVIDTIVDLAARAGAEVAPEAREGS; translated from the coding sequence GTGACTCCTGCCGACAGCACCTCCCTCGATGGGGACCGTCTCGTCATCGCCGTCGACGGCACCTCCGGCTCGGGGAAGTCGAGCACGTCGCGCGGCGTGGCCGCCCGCCTCGGGCTGCGCTACCTCGACACGGGTGCGATGTTCCGCGCGATGACCTGGTGGCTGCTCCGGGAGGGCGTCGACGTACGGGACGTGGCCGCCGTGGCGGCCGCCGCCGGACGCCCGCGCATCGAGTCGGGCACCGACCCGGTGGCCCCCACCATCACCGTCGACGGCGCCGACGTCTCGATCGAGATCCGCCGCGACGAGGTCAACGCCGCCGTCAGCCCGGTGAGCGCGGTGCCGGAGGTCCGCGCGCGGCTGCTCGAGCTGCAGCGCGAGGTCATCGGCGACGGAGGGATCGTGGTCGAGGGTCGCGACATCGGCTCGGTGGTCTGGCCGCAGGCGGGGGTCAAGGTCTACCTGAGCGCTGACCCGGACGCGCGCGCCCAGCGGCGTACGGCGGAGCAGGGCGGCACCGACGTGGCCAGCACGCAGCAGTCGCTGCTCGAGCGGGACCGCATCGACTCCGGCCGCGCCACCGCCCCGCTGACCATGGCCGAGGGCGCCGTCCACGTCGACAGCACCCACCTCACCCTCGCCGAGGTGATCGACACGATCGTCGACCTGGCCGCCCGCGCGGGAGCCGAGGTCGCACCGGAGGCCCGGGAGGGCTCGTGA
- a CDS encoding prephenate dehydrogenase encodes MTDDALPALVGPVEVVGAGLIGASVALVCRRLGLDVVLRDTSVEHLRTAHGLGAGRAATPDDRPQLVVVAVPPAAVAEAVVDALHRTDAVVTDVGSVKAAPLASVAARVGPGELARYVGSHPMAGSERSGPLAASAALFDGRPWAVTPHAAADPDAVGLVESLVLECGAAPIRMSPEEHDRAVARISHLPHLAAVLVAGRLAAAPAEHLALSGQGVRDVTRVAASDPALWQQILEANASAVLDLLAEVRTDLDALMTAVAAPSAESGPVTGTGPDLVEILARGNAGTAAIPGKHGGPARPTRSVFVAVPDHPGELARLFGDAGEIGVNIEDVHIDHDPARPVGLTELVVDRVSADRLLAALESRGWTTHR; translated from the coding sequence ATGACTGACGACGCCCTGCCGGCCCTCGTCGGGCCGGTCGAGGTCGTCGGCGCCGGACTGATCGGCGCGTCGGTCGCCCTCGTCTGCCGCCGGCTCGGCCTCGACGTCGTCCTCCGCGACACCTCCGTCGAGCACCTCCGCACCGCCCACGGGCTCGGCGCCGGCCGGGCAGCGACGCCCGACGACCGGCCGCAGCTGGTCGTCGTGGCCGTGCCGCCGGCCGCCGTGGCGGAGGCCGTCGTCGACGCGCTGCACCGCACCGACGCGGTCGTCACCGACGTCGGCAGCGTCAAGGCCGCGCCGCTCGCGTCGGTCGCCGCGCGCGTGGGCCCGGGGGAGCTGGCCCGCTACGTCGGCTCGCACCCGATGGCGGGCAGTGAGCGCTCCGGGCCGCTGGCCGCCAGTGCCGCGCTGTTCGACGGCCGTCCGTGGGCCGTGACGCCGCACGCGGCGGCCGACCCCGACGCCGTCGGCCTGGTCGAGTCCCTCGTCCTCGAGTGCGGGGCAGCGCCGATCCGCATGTCGCCGGAGGAGCACGACCGCGCCGTCGCGCGCATCTCGCACCTGCCGCACCTGGCCGCGGTGCTGGTCGCCGGCCGGCTGGCCGCCGCGCCGGCCGAGCACCTGGCGCTGTCGGGCCAGGGGGTGCGTGACGTGACCCGCGTGGCGGCGAGCGACCCCGCCCTGTGGCAGCAGATCCTCGAGGCCAACGCGTCGGCCGTGCTCGACCTGCTCGCGGAGGTCCGCACCGACCTGGACGCCCTGATGACAGCGGTCGCCGCACCGTCCGCCGAGTCCGGTCCCGTCACGGGGACCGGGCCGGACCTGGTCGAGATCCTGGCCCGCGGCAACGCCGGCACGGCCGCGATCCCCGGCAAGCACGGCGGCCCGGCGCGGCCGACGCGCTCGGTCTTCGTCGCGGTCCCCGACCACCCGGGCGAGCTCGCCCGCCTCTTCGGCGACGCCGGCGAGATCGGGGTCAACATCGAGGACGTCCACATCGACCACGACCCGGCACGGCCCGTCGGTCTCACCGAGCTGGTCGTCGACCGCGTCAGCGCCGATCGGCTGCTCGCGGCTCTCGAGTCCCGCGGCTGGACGACCCACCGGTAA
- the aroH gene encoding chorismate mutase: MAVRAVRGATQLEEDTREHMLDRVAELVTDVMAANDLEVDDFISIIFTATSDLTSEFPAYAARQLGFSDVPLVCARELEIEGSMPRVVRLMAHVETDLPRADVTHVYLHGAANLRRDLSRTTSHD, translated from the coding sequence GTGGCAGTGAGGGCAGTGCGTGGGGCGACCCAGCTCGAGGAGGACACCCGCGAGCACATGCTCGACCGGGTGGCCGAGCTCGTGACCGACGTGATGGCGGCCAACGACCTCGAGGTGGACGACTTCATCTCGATCATCTTCACCGCGACCAGCGACCTCACCAGCGAGTTCCCGGCGTACGCCGCCCGCCAGCTCGGCTTCTCCGACGTCCCGCTCGTGTGTGCGCGCGAGCTGGAGATCGAGGGGTCGATGCCGCGGGTCGTGCGGCTGATGGCGCACGTCGAGACCGACCTGCCGCGGGCCGACGTCACCCACGTCTACCTGCACGGTGCGGCCAACCTCCGCCGCGACCTGAGCCGGACGACCAGCCATGACTGA
- a CDS encoding VOC family protein: MTDVSGTTLWHTFSVRDADAMMAWLRAIGFTEHATYRDEQVASVVVHAEWAWPGGGGIMFGTDREDSAITGTGPAAAYLVTPDPDAVLDAAVAAGATVVRPMVEHDYGGRGGSVTDPEGNHWSFGTYQPA, from the coding sequence ATGACCGACGTCTCCGGCACCACCCTGTGGCACACGTTCTCGGTGCGCGACGCCGACGCCATGATGGCGTGGCTGCGCGCCATCGGCTTCACCGAGCACGCGACCTACCGCGACGAGCAGGTCGCCTCCGTCGTCGTGCACGCCGAGTGGGCGTGGCCGGGCGGCGGCGGCATCATGTTCGGCACCGACCGCGAGGACAGCGCCATCACCGGCACCGGGCCGGCGGCGGCGTACCTCGTCACCCCCGACCCGGACGCGGTCCTCGATGCGGCCGTCGCCGCCGGGGCCACCGTGGTGCGACCCATGGTCGAGCACGACTACGGGGGGCGCGGGGGCAGCGTGACCGACCCGGAGGGCAACCACTGGTCCTTCGGGACCTACCAGCCCGCCTGA
- a CDS encoding helix-turn-helix domain-containing protein, giving the protein MATVHPALAPYVRSLVAYDVAFDGSGIHIGMPSTELTWVLPLDEPLAVSWDAAPETRTSGWTSVSGLHTRAAAVHHGVRQRGIQLALTPAGARALWGVPAAALAGQLAELPDVDPGFGDLPTQLGERTTWRARLDLLEGALLQALRRHERPAPRPEVARAMALLTRGTPVADTAAEVGYSRRRLSTLVRDELGVAPKVYQRLARFGGAHARMRDAALTGGVSVAAVAAASGYADQAHLAREWAELAGCSPTEWVRREFPNVQATDRRAERG; this is encoded by the coding sequence ATGGCCACCGTGCACCCCGCGCTGGCGCCCTACGTCCGCTCGCTGGTGGCGTACGACGTCGCCTTCGACGGCTCGGGGATCCACATCGGGATGCCGTCGACCGAGCTGACGTGGGTGCTGCCGCTCGACGAGCCGCTCGCGGTGTCGTGGGACGCCGCCCCGGAGACCCGGACCTCCGGCTGGACGTCGGTGTCGGGGCTCCACACGCGCGCCGCGGCCGTGCACCACGGTGTGCGGCAGCGCGGCATCCAGCTCGCGCTCACGCCGGCCGGAGCCCGGGCGCTGTGGGGAGTGCCCGCCGCGGCGCTCGCGGGGCAGTTGGCCGAGCTGCCCGACGTCGACCCCGGGTTCGGCGACCTCCCTACCCAGCTGGGGGAGCGGACCACGTGGCGCGCACGGCTCGACCTGCTGGAGGGGGCGCTGCTGCAGGCGCTGCGCCGCCACGAGCGGCCCGCGCCCCGGCCCGAGGTGGCCCGCGCGATGGCCCTGCTGACCCGCGGCACACCCGTCGCGGACACGGCCGCGGAGGTCGGCTACAGCCGCCGGCGGCTGTCCACCCTGGTCCGCGACGAGCTCGGCGTGGCCCCCAAGGTCTACCAGCGGCTGGCCAGGTTCGGCGGTGCCCACGCGCGGATGCGGGACGCGGCGCTCACCGGAGGGGTGTCGGTGGCCGCGGTGGCGGCGGCGTCCGGCTACGCCGACCAGGCACACCTGGCGCGGGAGTGGGCCGAGCTCGCGGGGTGCAGCCCGACGGAGTGGGTGCGGCGGGAGTTCCCGAACGTCCAAGCCACCGACCGCCGGGCCGAGCGAGGCTGA
- a CDS encoding pseudouridine synthase, whose translation MKPHDAPDNDQPSSQRPATDEDGLIRLQKLLAQSGVASRRKCEELMLDGLVEVDGEVVTRLGTKVDPRTAVIRVEGKRLPPISDKVYLVLNKPRGVVSTMSDPEGRRSLGDLVAERPERLFHVGRLDTDTEGLIILTNDGDFAQRLAHPSHEVDKTYVAEVEGEVHLRTIRRLLAGVELDDGPVTVTEARVLGGDPRREGGNRSLVELTIHEGRNRIVRRLLDHVGHPVRRLTRTSIGPVTLARLRSGDMRELTVAELGELMDSAEL comes from the coding sequence GTGAAGCCCCACGACGCACCCGACAACGACCAGCCGTCCTCGCAGCGGCCGGCGACCGACGAGGACGGCCTGATCCGGCTGCAGAAGCTGCTCGCGCAGTCGGGGGTGGCCAGCCGCCGCAAGTGCGAGGAGCTGATGCTCGACGGGCTCGTCGAGGTGGACGGCGAGGTCGTCACCCGTCTGGGGACGAAGGTGGACCCGCGGACGGCGGTGATCCGCGTCGAGGGCAAGCGGCTGCCGCCGATCAGCGACAAGGTCTACCTCGTCCTCAACAAGCCCCGCGGCGTCGTGTCCACCATGAGCGACCCCGAGGGGCGTCGCTCGCTCGGCGACCTCGTCGCCGAGCGTCCCGAGCGTCTCTTCCACGTCGGACGGCTCGACACCGACACCGAGGGCCTCATCATCCTCACCAACGACGGGGACTTCGCCCAGCGCCTGGCCCACCCCTCGCACGAGGTCGACAAGACCTACGTCGCCGAGGTCGAGGGCGAGGTGCACCTGCGCACCATCCGCCGGCTGCTCGCGGGCGTGGAGCTCGACGACGGCCCGGTGACGGTGACCGAGGCGCGGGTGCTGGGCGGCGACCCCCGCCGCGAGGGCGGCAACCGCTCGCTCGTCGAGCTCACCATCCACGAGGGCCGCAACCGCATCGTGCGCCGGCTGCTCGACCACGTCGGACACCCCGTCCGCCGCCTGACCCGCACCTCGATCGGGCCGGTCACGCTGGCCAGGCTCCGGTCCGGCGACATGCGGGAGCTGACGGTGGCCGAGCTCGGCGAGCTGATGGACAGCGCCGAGCTCTGA
- the scpB gene encoding SMC-Scp complex subunit ScpB, translating into MSEAEVTTDQPSDQPVTEDAVDTLAVAVAELRPALEAILMVSDEPLGTVRLASVVGHPVTDVEQALVQLAAEYAEQGRGFDLRSVAGGWRFYSRPEFAGVVESFVLEGQQARLTQAALETLSVVAYKQPVSRARVSAIRGVSVDGVMRTLLSRGLVEEAGHDEQSGAHLYRTTSYFLERIGITSLDELPELAPYLPDMDDLEDELASVAGLDEPTPEPAAAPEVPVHHPHSSPHSGAGTEPDGGTEVT; encoded by the coding sequence GTGAGCGAGGCCGAGGTGACGACGGACCAACCGTCCGACCAGCCGGTCACCGAGGACGCCGTCGACACGCTCGCGGTGGCGGTCGCCGAGCTGCGGCCGGCGCTCGAGGCGATCCTCATGGTCTCCGACGAGCCGCTGGGCACCGTCCGGCTCGCGTCCGTCGTCGGCCACCCGGTCACCGACGTGGAGCAGGCGCTCGTGCAGCTGGCCGCGGAGTACGCCGAGCAGGGCCGCGGCTTCGACCTGCGGTCCGTGGCCGGCGGCTGGCGCTTCTACTCGCGACCGGAGTTCGCCGGCGTGGTGGAGTCGTTCGTCCTCGAGGGACAGCAGGCCCGGCTCACCCAGGCCGCGCTGGAGACACTGTCGGTCGTGGCCTACAAGCAGCCCGTCTCCCGCGCGCGCGTCTCCGCCATCCGCGGCGTGAGCGTCGACGGCGTGATGCGGACCCTGCTGTCCCGCGGACTCGTCGAGGAGGCGGGCCACGACGAGCAGAGCGGTGCCCACCTCTACCGCACCACCTCCTACTTCCTCGAGCGCATCGGGATCACCTCGCTCGACGAGCTGCCCGAGCTCGCGCCGTACCTGCCCGACATGGACGACCTCGAGGACGAGCTGGCCAGCGTCGCCGGGCTCGACGAGCCGACTCCCGAGCCCGCCGCCGCTCCTGAGGTCCCCGTCCACCACCCCCACAGCTCGCCGCACAGCGGTGCCGGCACCGAGCCCGACGGCGGGACCGAGGTCACGTGA
- a CDS encoding segregation and condensation protein A, giving the protein MSATPELASSPGPDLATGAGLEPGGETPAFAVRLDNFEGPFDLLLGLIAKHKLDITEVALSQVTDEFIAHVKNLGGAWDLEQTTSFLVVAATLLDLKAARLLPQGDVEDEEDLALLEARDLLFARLMQYRAFKQVASVMEERLAAESRSHPRAVGLEERFATLLPEVLIGMGLDEFARLAARALEPKPVLEVSLQHIHAAKVSVREQGQIVVDRLRRSGTMTFRALCGDSPDRLTTVARFLSLLELFREGAVSFDQVTPLGELTVRWTGDEDGDVEITDEFDGAPDADEDVPLPPAPATGAADDQQEDQ; this is encoded by the coding sequence GTGAGCGCCACGCCCGAGCTGGCCAGCAGCCCCGGTCCGGACCTCGCCACCGGTGCCGGGCTCGAGCCGGGCGGCGAGACGCCGGCCTTCGCCGTACGCCTCGACAACTTCGAGGGGCCGTTCGACCTGCTGCTCGGGCTGATCGCCAAGCACAAGCTCGACATCACCGAGGTCGCGCTGTCGCAGGTCACCGACGAGTTCATCGCCCACGTGAAGAACCTGGGCGGCGCCTGGGACCTCGAGCAGACCACGTCGTTCCTGGTCGTCGCCGCCACGCTGCTCGACCTCAAAGCGGCGCGGCTGCTGCCGCAGGGCGACGTCGAGGACGAGGAGGACCTGGCGCTGCTCGAGGCCCGCGACCTGCTCTTCGCCCGGCTCATGCAGTATCGCGCGTTCAAGCAGGTCGCCTCGGTCATGGAGGAGCGCCTGGCCGCGGAGTCGCGGAGCCACCCTCGCGCGGTCGGTCTGGAGGAGCGCTTCGCCACCCTCCTGCCCGAGGTGCTCATCGGGATGGGGCTCGACGAGTTCGCCCGGCTCGCGGCACGCGCGCTCGAGCCCAAGCCGGTCCTCGAGGTGTCGCTGCAGCACATCCACGCCGCCAAGGTCAGCGTCCGCGAGCAGGGCCAGATCGTGGTGGACCGGCTGCGCCGCAGCGGCACCATGACCTTCCGGGCGCTGTGCGGCGACTCGCCCGACCGGCTCACGACCGTGGCGCGGTTCCTCTCCCTCCTCGAGCTGTTCCGCGAGGGAGCGGTGTCGTTCGACCAGGTGACCCCCCTCGGCGAGCTCACCGTCCGCTGGACCGGCGACGAGGACGGCGACGTCGAGATCACCGACGAGTTCGACGGGGCGCCCGACGCGGACGAGGATGTCCCCCTGCCGCCCGCACCCGCGACCGGCGCAGCAGACGACCAGCAGGAGGACCAGTGA
- a CDS encoding ParA family protein — protein MPPLVRPPQPQPPAQSRPSPRDEHTVTQPLPFERPVVAPAAQATVESPAEVTIGPTGRPMPVFPEPAAVTEHGGARVISMCNQKGGVGKTTTTINLGASLAETGRRVLLVDFDPQGSLSVGLGLNPHEMDLTIYNLLMDRETTLDDVVVPSGIEGMDLLPSNIDLSAAEVQLVHEVAREQTLQRVLAPALADYDIILIDCQPSLGLLTVNALTASDGVIVPLECEYFALRGVALLKTTIDKVRERLNPKLEIDGVLGTMFDGRTLHSREVMERLVSAWGDKVFHTVIRRTVKFSDATVAGEPITSYASSSTGADAYRQLAREVLTRWPAE, from the coding sequence ATGCCGCCGCTCGTCCGACCTCCCCAACCCCAGCCACCCGCCCAGTCGCGTCCTTCCCCCCGAGACGAGCACACCGTGACCCAGCCCCTGCCCTTCGAACGCCCCGTCGTCGCGCCTGCCGCGCAGGCGACGGTCGAGTCCCCGGCGGAGGTGACGATCGGCCCGACGGGACGCCCGATGCCGGTCTTCCCGGAGCCCGCGGCGGTGACCGAGCACGGCGGCGCCCGCGTCATCTCGATGTGCAACCAGAAGGGCGGGGTCGGCAAGACCACCACCACCATCAACCTGGGTGCCTCCCTCGCCGAGACCGGCCGCCGGGTGCTGCTCGTCGACTTCGACCCGCAGGGCTCGCTGTCGGTGGGGCTCGGGCTCAACCCGCACGAGATGGACCTGACCATCTACAACCTCCTGATGGACCGCGAGACGACGCTCGACGACGTCGTGGTCCCCTCGGGCATCGAGGGCATGGACCTGCTGCCCTCCAACATCGACCTGTCGGCCGCCGAGGTGCAGCTCGTGCACGAGGTGGCGCGTGAGCAGACCCTCCAGCGGGTCCTGGCCCCCGCGCTGGCCGACTACGACATCATCCTGATCGACTGCCAGCCCTCGCTCGGCCTGCTCACCGTCAACGCGCTCACGGCCTCCGACGGCGTGATCGTCCCGCTGGAGTGCGAGTACTTCGCGCTGCGCGGCGTGGCGCTGCTCAAGACCACGATCGACAAGGTCCGCGAGCGGCTCAACCCCAAGCTGGAGATCGACGGGGTCCTCGGCACGATGTTCGACGGGCGCACGCTCCACAGCCGCGAGGTCATGGAGCGGCTCGTCTCGGCGTGGGGGGACAAGGTGTTCCACACCGTCATCCGCCGGACGGTGAAGTTCTCCGACGCCACGGTCGCCGGCGAGCCGATCACCTCGTACGCCTCGTCGTCGACCGGCGCCGACGCCTACCGCCAGCTCGCGAGGGAGGTGCTGACCCGGTGGCCCGCCGAGTGA
- a CDS encoding DEAD/DEAH box helicase has protein sequence MSDPARLDTRVPAGADPDAVYDAFTGWVADRGLELYPHQDEAVIELLGGNHVVLATPTGSGKSMVAIGAHVAALARDEVSFYTAPIKALVSEKFFSLIEVFGADNVGMLTGDAAVNPDAPIICCTAEVLANIALREGRGADVGLVVMDEFHFYSEHDRGWAWQVPLLELVDAQFLLMSATLGDVSFFVEDLRRRTGRETAVVDDAERPVPLSFRWSMEPLDDTLEELVSTGQDPVYVVHFTQAAAVEHATNLLRHPPKKVDKDAIAERIGAFRFGAGFGKTLSRLVRNGIGVHHAGMLPKYRRLVETLAQSGLLRVICGTDTLGVGINVPIRTVLFTGLAKFDGNRQRVLRTREFQQIAGRAGRAGYDTAGYVVVQAPEHVIENEQAKAKSAARQAAGKKKSKAQLKKAPEGTVVWTEQTFDKLVAGVPERLTSRMKVDNAMLVNVVSREEDAFGVLRRLLTDNHEDRRGQLRLARRALRLARSLLRTGIVTRLPEVDEHGRRFVLTVDLPVDFALNQPLAHFALAAFDVLDPESETYGLDVVSVVEAVLEAPRQILMAQQHAARGEAIGEMKADGLEYDERMALLDEVTWPQPLRELLEALYRTYQQTHPWLRDDALGPKSVVREMWENGMGFTDFVGRYQLARSEGLVLRYLTDAYRTLRQTVPETHRSPEVEDVIEWLGETVRQTDSSLLDEWEALSDPDHASTAVAHHEPPPPPRPLSRQERPFRVMLRNAMWARVDAVARDDLDGLVRLERAAADRTDPPRQVVVGRSVWDAALEDYYAEHDSVLTDGDARGPDLLVVGDERTGEPVGAEEGTTARLRDLRQTIHDPEGHHDWVIDAVVDCDATDSAGELVLATTAMRRLGDT, from the coding sequence ATGTCCGATCCCGCCCGCCTCGACACCCGGGTCCCTGCGGGCGCCGACCCGGACGCGGTCTACGACGCCTTCACCGGGTGGGTGGCCGACCGCGGGCTCGAGCTCTACCCCCACCAGGACGAGGCGGTCATCGAGCTGCTCGGCGGCAACCACGTGGTCCTGGCCACCCCCACGGGTTCCGGGAAGTCGATGGTGGCGATCGGCGCCCACGTCGCTGCGCTCGCCCGCGACGAGGTCAGCTTCTACACCGCGCCGATCAAGGCGCTGGTCAGCGAGAAGTTCTTCTCCCTCATCGAGGTCTTCGGGGCCGACAACGTCGGCATGCTCACCGGCGACGCGGCGGTCAACCCCGACGCCCCCATCATCTGCTGCACCGCGGAGGTGCTGGCCAACATCGCGCTGCGCGAGGGCCGCGGCGCCGACGTGGGCCTCGTCGTGATGGACGAGTTCCACTTCTACTCCGAGCACGACCGCGGGTGGGCCTGGCAGGTCCCGCTGCTCGAGCTGGTCGACGCGCAGTTCCTGCTGATGTCGGCGACGCTCGGCGACGTCTCGTTCTTCGTCGAGGACCTGCGGCGCCGCACGGGTCGCGAGACCGCGGTCGTCGACGACGCCGAGCGGCCGGTGCCGCTGAGCTTCCGCTGGTCGATGGAGCCGCTGGACGACACGCTCGAGGAGCTGGTGAGCACCGGCCAGGACCCGGTCTACGTCGTCCACTTCACGCAGGCGGCGGCCGTCGAGCACGCGACCAACCTGCTGCGCCACCCGCCGAAGAAGGTCGACAAGGACGCGATCGCCGAGCGCATCGGCGCCTTCCGGTTCGGCGCCGGCTTCGGCAAGACGCTGTCGCGGCTGGTGCGCAACGGCATCGGCGTGCACCACGCCGGGATGCTGCCGAAGTACCGCCGGCTCGTCGAGACGCTGGCGCAGTCGGGGCTGCTGCGGGTCATCTGCGGCACCGACACCCTCGGCGTGGGCATCAACGTGCCCATCCGCACGGTGCTCTTCACCGGGCTGGCGAAGTTCGACGGCAACCGGCAGCGGGTGCTCCGCACGCGGGAGTTCCAGCAGATCGCCGGCCGCGCGGGCCGGGCCGGCTACGACACGGCCGGCTACGTCGTCGTGCAGGCGCCGGAGCACGTGATCGAGAACGAGCAGGCCAAGGCCAAGTCGGCCGCGCGGCAGGCGGCGGGGAAGAAGAAGTCCAAGGCGCAGCTCAAGAAGGCGCCCGAGGGCACCGTGGTGTGGACCGAGCAGACCTTCGACAAGCTCGTCGCGGGCGTGCCCGAGCGGCTGACGAGCCGGATGAAGGTCGACAACGCGATGCTCGTCAACGTCGTGTCCCGCGAGGAGGACGCGTTCGGTGTCCTGCGCCGGCTGCTGACCGACAACCACGAGGACCGGCGCGGGCAGCTCCGGCTGGCGCGGCGGGCGCTGCGGCTGGCCCGCTCGCTGCTGCGGACCGGGATCGTGACCCGCCTGCCCGAGGTCGACGAGCACGGTCGCCGCTTCGTGCTGACCGTCGACCTGCCCGTCGACTTCGCGCTCAACCAGCCGCTGGCGCACTTCGCCCTGGCCGCCTTCGACGTGCTCGACCCGGAGTCGGAGACCTACGGCCTCGACGTCGTCTCGGTCGTGGAGGCGGTGCTGGAGGCGCCGCGGCAGATCCTCATGGCCCAGCAGCACGCCGCGCGCGGTGAGGCGATCGGGGAGATGAAGGCCGACGGCCTGGAGTACGACGAGCGGATGGCCCTGCTCGACGAGGTCACCTGGCCCCAGCCGCTGCGCGAGCTGCTCGAGGCGCTCTACCGGACCTACCAGCAGACGCACCCCTGGCTGCGCGACGACGCGCTCGGCCCCAAGTCGGTCGTGCGCGAGATGTGGGAGAACGGGATGGGGTTCACCGACTTCGTCGGCCGCTACCAGCTGGCCCGCTCGGAGGGCCTGGTGCTGCGCTACCTCACCGACGCCTACCGGACCCTGCGCCAGACCGTGCCCGAGACGCACCGCTCACCCGAGGTCGAGGACGTCATCGAGTGGCTGGGGGAGACGGTGCGCCAGACCGACTCCTCGCTCCTCGACGAGTGGGAGGCCCTGTCCGACCCGGACCACGCCTCCACGGCGGTGGCCCACCATGAGCCGCCGCCGCCACCCCGGCCGCTGTCCAGGCAGGAGCGACCGTTCCGGGTGATGCTCCGCAACGCCATGTGGGCCCGGGTCGACGCGGTCGCGCGCGACGACCTCGACGGGCTCGTACGCCTCGAGCGTGCCGCCGCCGACCGGACCGACCCGCCGCGGCAGGTGGTCGTGGGCCGCTCGGTCTGGGACGCCGCACTCGAGGACTACTACGCCGAGCACGACTCGGTGCTCACCGACGGCGACGCCCGGGGTCCCGACCTGCTGGTCGTCGGTGACGAGCGGACCGGGGAGCCGGTCGGTGCCGAGGAGGGCACGACCGCCCGGCTGCGTGACCTGCGCCAGACGATCCACGACCCGGAGGGCCACCACGACTGGGTGATCGACGCCGTCGTCGACTGCGACGCCACCGACTCAGCCGGTGAGCTGGTGCTCGCCACGACGGCGATGAGACGGCTCGGCGACACCTGA
- a CDS encoding ATP-binding cassette domain-containing protein, with amino-acid sequence MTTHHLGHSPGSGPELAVSASGLVKRFGDQRAVDGIDLQVHRGEVFGVLGPNGAGKTTMLQMLATLLRIDEGEATVFGRDVSAEPHAVRRLLGVTGQYASVDENLTATENLWLFARLQGLGRTESRTRGAELLEQFDLTEAAKKPISAFSGGMRRRLDLAVSLLTRPPLIFLDEPTTGLDPRTRGQMWDTIRDLVRTGCTVLLTTQYLDEADQLADRIAVIDRGRKVAEGTADELKSSVGQSTLQLQLADPGDLPLVVEEVRRLLGEEAVLTPEARRINVPLTRTDQSVDVLVALRDRDVTIESVTVQKPSLDEVFLALTGHDTQAPDGSDEEPAAGTTPTDRTHQMEATR; translated from the coding sequence ATGACCACACACCACCTTGGGCACAGCCCCGGATCCGGACCCGAGCTGGCCGTCAGCGCCTCCGGGCTCGTCAAGCGGTTCGGCGACCAGCGCGCCGTCGACGGCATCGACCTGCAGGTCCACCGCGGCGAGGTCTTCGGCGTCCTCGGCCCCAACGGGGCCGGCAAGACCACGATGCTGCAGATGCTCGCGACCCTCCTCCGCATCGACGAGGGCGAGGCGACCGTCTTCGGCCGCGACGTCAGCGCCGAGCCCCACGCCGTACGCCGCCTCCTCGGCGTCACCGGGCAGTACGCCTCCGTCGACGAGAACCTGACCGCCACGGAGAACCTCTGGCTCTTCGCCCGGCTGCAGGGGCTCGGGCGCACCGAGTCCCGGACCCGCGGGGCCGAGCTGCTCGAGCAGTTCGACCTGACCGAGGCCGCGAAGAAGCCGATCTCGGCGTTCTCCGGCGGCATGCGGCGCCGGCTCGACCTCGCCGTCAGCCTCCTGACCCGGCCGCCGCTGATCTTCCTCGACGAGCCGACCACGGGCCTGGACCCGCGGACCCGCGGCCAGATGTGGGACACCATCCGCGACCTCGTCCGCACCGGCTGCACCGTGCTGCTCACCACGCAGTACCTCGACGAGGCCGACCAGCTCGCCGACCGCATCGCGGTGATCGACCGCGGCCGCAAGGTCGCCGAGGGCACCGCCGACGAGCTGAAGTCATCGGTTGGGCAGTCCACCCTCCAGCTGCAGCTGGCCGACCCCGGGGACCTCCCGCTGGTCGTGGAGGAGGTCCGCCGCCTCCTCGGCGAGGAGGCCGTCCTCACCCCGGAGGCCCGCCGGATCAACGTGCCGCTGACCCGCACCGACCAGTCGGTCGACGTCCTGGTCGCCCTCCGCGACCGCGACGTGACCATCGAGTCGGTCACCGTCCAGAAGCCCTCGCTCGACGAGGTCTTCCTGGCCCTCACCGGTCACGACACCCAGGCCCCGGACGGCTCCGACGAGGAGCCGGCTGCCGGGACCACCCCCACCGACCGCACCCACCAGATGGAGGCCACGCGATGA